The Triticum aestivum cultivar Chinese Spring chromosome 5A, IWGSC CS RefSeq v2.1, whole genome shotgun sequence genomic sequence AACTGCAAACACACAGTAGAAAATAAGATTTCACTAATCTAAAAGATATATACAGTAATAGTCTGACTGGAAAATATGTGAACTGGAGATTGGCGGTATAGACAAAAAAGGGGAAATCCAGATATGAACAGATAAGGGAAAGATGCAACCGTTAAAAATATGAAAGTACCTGAGACCCATTAGAGTTAGCTCCACTGTTCGCCTGTGAAAAAAAATTGAGGATAGCTGTTTAGATCCAGAAGATGGAACTAAAAAAACTTAAACGAATTAATGAATATTCCCTATGATTGTGCAAGACACTGctgaaaaaggaaaacaaaacactAGTAATTTATATTTTATACTGCAACATAACTGTTCTAGAGTAAAACCAGCTAAACAGCAAACCTAAGGTACCCATGAGGATTAATAAATCAATACTTCCAGAAAATGAGATTTTGAAACACATCACCATTCACCATGACTTAAAATAATACATTGCCATGAGATTGCTTTGGTCTGTTTTGATGTAGGTGAATGTTGAAAGTGAACTTAAAGAACATACATGTTTCGACACCTATATATGTCAAATTTAGACGGTTCACTTTCTACTGTGCACAGTATCTCCATAATTATGTACACCATTTGAAGGTTGCCAATGTAAAAGAGGCTTGCTAATTTGAGTATTTTCTTCTGATCACTCAGTTACCATAAGTCCCACACAGAAGGTACATGGAATAGAAGAGAACTGATAAAACACGAGAAGATACAAAATACATGGAGTTGAAAGAAAATTTTATGCAAACATAACCAAGATAATTTGCCCAAACAGTAGATCTCTTGCAAATGAACATGGCATCAGCAAAGTAACATCTGGCATCAGTTTCAATTCAGAGAATGAGTTGGAGAAATGTAATACCATGGAGAGCAGGCCAGGCCCAGTATGCTTCGCAATGAAATTTTCATCATCAAATTTGGTGCCATAGATTGATATGCATCCACTGCCATCACCCTACAGGGCATTAAGAAACTTTAGTTATACAAAAAAAAAAAGACTTCCGTTCTGAGCAGGGATTACTCTAGAACGGTTGGTCACTCAAAACTAAATCACCATAAGCTATATAGGCTCAAAGCAAGATGCACCATATTATTAAATAATTCAACAGCTCAAGTTCACTCACATCAATGTACATAAATGCCACAATCCAAAACAGCATGCCTAAAAGATTATGTTAATTTATGCTGTTGATGCATGGAGCTATTAGATGCACAAACCTTTACGAAGTCACCTCCCTGAATCATGAAATCTTTGATCACTCGATGGAACTGACAACCCTTATACCCCTGTGGAATAGCTGATTTCCTGCAGTCAGCATGTTGAAACTAAGCAAGCTGCATACCAAATAAAAATACTAATGCAACCATCCAAAATTGCAGACTTGCAGTTGCAAGTAATTGTTTTATTTACATAGCTTCCTGAACGAAATAAATAACAACCACTGTCCACTACCAAAAGGAACACTCAAACTGTGTTTACTTAGACCAATGTTCCCACCAATGTCATGACCATCAATGTAAGAAGTAGCAATTACATATTCAAAAAAGCATTCAACCAAATGTGCAAAAGGAGAAGGCATTCAGCCCAAATTTATGCGCCCACCTAAACTTTCTGTACATTATACTACAGATCCGAACACACACCCTTCCACTACCCCAACAATCAGTAGAACAAAACAGAACACTAAGGCACCACAAGAAAAAATAAAGCGAGGAGCAAGCATCAGTGCATCACCCAATGCTCAAGTGACAATGCTCCAAAGTGCTTGCACTCTACAAGCTAAAATTGCCCATCAATCATAACAAACAGTGGGAAGTAGAGTGCATGTCAAGCCAGAAATTCATCCTTGTTCGTTCTTTCTATGGACTTTGGGCACCAACTAATCCCCCAGTTAATTTAACAAAGTTACCCATGATATATACTAACACAAGCTTTTGCAACACTCACACAAGGAGGCTAAATGTTTAAGTGGGACAGGAATTCAGGGTTGCAGAATAAGCCACAGAAATAAGCATACTATCGGCAACTACAATAACCAGCCGGGCATGCATCTAGTCCTCACCTGTACTCGCCAGTGCAGAACTGCCTGCGACCAAAAGAACAAACAGAGCAGAGATCCGTCAGTAGCAGAAGCGATGAATTAAACGGAACCTAGGGTTTAAGGGCGGGGCGGCGAGGGTGCAGCTACCTGAAGTTCTCGGCGGTCTTGGGGACGATGTCGGCGAAGAGCTCCATCTTGATGCGCCCGGCCGGGATGGACCCGATGGTCACGTCGAAGAACACCACCGGGTTCTTGGGGTTCGGCGGCCGCTGGTGCCACTCCACCGACGACGGCGCCGCGGCCGGCGGCGTGGGCCCCGCGGAG encodes the following:
- the LOC123105597 gene encoding peptidyl-prolyl cis-trans isomerase CYP22, encoding MASAISAGPTPPAAAPSSVEWHQRPPNPKNPVVFFDVTIGSIPAGRIKMELFADIVPKTAENFRQFCTGEYRKSAIPQGYKGCQFHRVIKDFMIQGGDFVKGDGSGCISIYGTKFDDENFIAKHTGPGLLSMANSGANSNGSQFFLTCAKCEWLDNKHVVFGRVLGDGLLVLRKIENVATGPNNRPKLACVISECGEM